One Citricoccus sp. K5 DNA window includes the following coding sequences:
- a CDS encoding YafY family protein, producing the protein MRTTRLLAIMMDLSRRQQTSVRQLADHHGVSTRTIQRDLTALHQLGVPVWTRTGPAGGVGLVEGWSSPITGMTASELQALLIGEAGSRDLGLQPHFETARLKMLGTRTGRDPGVGSVSERFLIDHERWFAEPERPASLAVVSQAVWSGRRLSIDHSRGSRLVDPLGLVLKTDVWYLVAAHRRQPRAYRLSRIVSAEIRPEAAWRPEDFSLSRYWEASRASFEASVQSLPVRLSVPLASLEALRAAVPGPGTAESLESARHEGDRLELDLLMEHQGIAVAQLLQVPGVEVQDPPAVREALYRRGTELVARNRPAAPRDPAYSR; encoded by the coding sequence ATGCGCACCACCCGGCTGTTGGCAATCATGATGGACCTGTCACGACGTCAGCAGACGTCCGTCCGGCAGCTCGCCGACCACCACGGGGTCTCCACCCGCACCATCCAACGGGACCTGACGGCGCTGCACCAGCTTGGCGTCCCGGTGTGGACCCGCACAGGTCCCGCCGGCGGGGTCGGGTTGGTGGAGGGATGGTCCTCTCCCATCACCGGGATGACGGCATCCGAGCTTCAGGCGCTGCTGATCGGCGAGGCCGGATCCCGCGATCTCGGTCTGCAACCGCACTTCGAGACCGCCCGGCTGAAGATGCTGGGCACGAGGACGGGCCGGGATCCGGGTGTCGGCTCCGTCAGCGAGCGCTTCCTCATCGACCATGAGCGGTGGTTCGCCGAGCCGGAGCGGCCCGCGTCTCTGGCGGTGGTCTCCCAGGCGGTGTGGTCCGGTCGGCGCTTGAGCATCGACCACAGCAGGGGGTCCCGCTTGGTCGATCCGCTCGGCCTCGTCCTCAAGACGGACGTCTGGTACCTCGTGGCGGCGCATCGTCGCCAGCCGCGGGCCTATCGGCTCTCCCGCATCGTCTCCGCGGAGATCCGGCCAGAGGCGGCGTGGCGCCCGGAGGACTTCTCCCTCTCGCGCTACTGGGAGGCCAGTCGAGCCTCCTTCGAGGCGTCCGTCCAGAGCCTTCCGGTCCGTCTGTCCGTCCCGCTGGCGTCCCTCGAAGCCCTGCGGGCGGCGGTCCCGGGACCGGGAACCGCCGAGTCTCTGGAGTCGGCGCGCCATGAGGGTGACCGGCTGGAACTGGACCTGCTCATGGAGCACCAGGGCATCGCCGTGGCACAGCTCCTGCAGGTTCCCGGCGTCGAGGTGCAGGATCCACCGGCAGTACGGGAGGCGTTGTACCGCCGCGGCACAGAGCTGGTCGCCCGGAACCGCCCTGCCGCTCCCCGCGATCCTGCGTATTCCCGGTGA
- a CDS encoding SDR family oxidoreductase yields the protein MAMKPAESTDETGPATPAERTGATESAGQRPRTLEGRIALVAGATRGAGRAIARELGRAGAIVYCTGRSTAGQPSDYGRPETVEETAGLIRAEGGTAHAVVVDHLDVSAVRELVARIDREQGRLDILINDIGGEAYVEFGIPLWEYDLDDGMRLFDAGFRTHLLTSHAALGLLIRHSGGLVVETTDGTRDYNQGHFRETVFLDLAKTAVDRLAFAEGHELKAHGGTAVSVSAGWLRSEMMLDAFGVTEQTWRESAAANRGKSDVVPPYEFVISETPALLARGIVELAADPQREQWNTRSVSSFELARHYGVTDVDGSRPDAWGFIAAMDTTPSADLAVEDYRCAGG from the coding sequence ATGGCGATGAAACCAGCCGAATCAACGGACGAGACAGGTCCGGCAACACCGGCCGAACGAACGGGAGCAACGGAGTCGGCAGGGCAACGTCCCCGGACCCTGGAGGGGAGGATCGCCCTGGTGGCGGGAGCCACCCGCGGTGCCGGCCGGGCCATCGCCCGGGAACTGGGCCGGGCCGGGGCGATCGTCTACTGCACGGGCCGGTCCACGGCTGGCCAGCCCTCGGACTATGGGCGGCCAGAAACGGTCGAGGAGACCGCCGGACTGATCCGGGCCGAGGGCGGGACGGCCCATGCTGTGGTCGTGGACCATCTCGACGTGAGCGCCGTCCGCGAACTCGTGGCGCGGATCGACCGGGAACAGGGTCGGCTGGACATCCTCATCAACGACATCGGAGGAGAGGCCTACGTGGAGTTCGGCATTCCGCTGTGGGAGTACGACCTCGACGACGGTATGCGGCTCTTCGACGCAGGCTTCCGCACCCATCTGCTGACCAGCCACGCCGCCTTGGGCCTGCTGATCCGCCACTCCGGGGGCCTGGTGGTGGAGACGACCGACGGGACCCGGGACTACAACCAGGGCCATTTCCGGGAGACCGTGTTCCTGGACCTCGCGAAGACCGCTGTCGACCGGCTGGCCTTCGCCGAGGGGCACGAGCTGAAGGCACACGGGGGTACGGCGGTCTCCGTCTCAGCCGGATGGTTGCGCTCGGAGATGATGCTGGATGCCTTCGGCGTCACCGAGCAGACCTGGCGCGAGTCGGCGGCAGCCAACCGCGGGAAGTCCGACGTGGTCCCGCCCTACGAGTTCGTGATCTCGGAGACCCCCGCCCTGCTCGCTCGCGGCATCGTGGAACTGGCGGCCGATCCGCAACGGGAGCAGTGGAACACCCGGTCCGTCAGTTCCTTCGAACTGGCCCGTCACTACGGCGTGACCGACGTGGACGGCTCCCGGCCGGACGCCTGGGGGTTCATCGCGGCCATGGACACGACGCCGTCCGCGGACCTGGCCGTGGAGGACTACCGATGTGCCGGGGGGTGA
- a CDS encoding Fpg/Nei family DNA glycosylase: MPEGHSIHRLARQFSDVFAGERLRVSSPQGRFAAGARLIDGATLTAARAHGKHLFLDFSRDTGTAFVLRVHLGLYGAWSFGGDETFRGSSSIGAPRRMGETDTFDARAAPAHTAADTAPYTPAHDAGAAPAYAGPPAPVGQVRVRLVSAHGWADLRGPSACEVITPPEAATVVDRLGPDPLTPGTGPEEFLRRVSGRGVALGQLLMDQNVLAGVGNIYRAESLFRQGLDPYLPGRSLGREAGVALWEDLVALMNDGVRDGKIITTRPEHRNSKDERGNVAPVWPDNAYYVYQRDGLDCRVCGTTVRLAEMQARKLFWCPGCQLAG, translated from the coding sequence ATGCCCGAGGGCCATTCGATCCACCGCCTCGCGCGGCAGTTCTCCGACGTCTTCGCCGGTGAGCGCCTGCGGGTGAGCTCCCCGCAGGGCCGCTTCGCCGCTGGCGCTCGTCTGATCGACGGGGCCACGCTGACGGCGGCCCGGGCCCACGGCAAACACCTGTTCCTCGACTTCAGCCGGGACACCGGCACCGCATTCGTCCTCCGCGTACACCTCGGCCTCTACGGCGCCTGGAGCTTCGGCGGCGATGAGACGTTCCGTGGGTCCTCCAGCATCGGCGCACCCCGCAGGATGGGAGAGACGGACACCTTTGACGCTCGGGCTGCGCCCGCACACACGGCAGCAGACACGGCACCGTACACCCCAGCGCACGACGCCGGCGCGGCACCCGCGTACGCCGGCCCGCCAGCACCGGTGGGTCAGGTGCGCGTCCGGTTGGTCTCCGCCCACGGGTGGGCGGATCTGCGTGGCCCGAGCGCGTGCGAGGTGATCACGCCGCCCGAGGCGGCCACCGTCGTGGACCGCCTGGGGCCGGACCCCTTGACGCCCGGCACCGGACCCGAGGAGTTCCTGCGGCGGGTCTCCGGCCGCGGGGTGGCTCTTGGGCAGCTCCTGATGGATCAGAACGTGCTGGCCGGGGTGGGCAACATCTACCGCGCCGAGTCCCTGTTCCGGCAGGGGCTCGACCCGTACCTGCCCGGGCGGTCGCTGGGACGGGAGGCCGGTGTGGCCCTTTGGGAAGATCTCGTGGCGCTGATGAACGACGGCGTCCGCGACGGCAAGATCATCACCACGCGCCCCGAACACCGCAACTCGAAAGATGAGCGCGGGAACGTGGCTCCGGTGTGGCCGGACAATGCCTACTACGTGTACCAGCGGGACGGGCTGGACTGCCGGGTCTGCGGGACCACGGTCCGGCTGGCCGAGATGCAGGCCCGCAAGCTCTTCTGGTGCCCGGGCTGTCAGCTCGCGGGGTGA
- a CDS encoding helix-turn-helix transcriptional regulator, with protein sequence MHALDVLGDPVRRRILEMLAGGELSAGEVGTQVQAEFGISQPAVSQQLKVLRDHGFATVRPEGTRRLYAVDPQGPRQASDWLSPFEQFWRPRLDALGTELARGKRQQRLAAERAAAETTVDATEHHHPSHQES encoded by the coding sequence ATGCACGCTCTCGATGTCCTGGGTGACCCCGTCCGGCGCCGCATCCTCGAGATGCTGGCCGGGGGCGAACTCAGCGCCGGAGAGGTCGGCACCCAGGTGCAGGCCGAATTCGGGATCAGCCAGCCGGCGGTCTCGCAGCAGCTGAAGGTCCTTCGTGATCACGGCTTCGCCACCGTGCGTCCCGAGGGCACGCGCCGACTCTACGCGGTGGACCCCCAAGGCCCCCGGCAGGCCAGCGACTGGCTCAGTCCGTTCGAGCAGTTCTGGCGTCCGCGCCTGGATGCCCTGGGGACTGAACTGGCCCGAGGCAAGCGCCAGCAGAGGCTGGCGGCGGAGCGTGCGGCTGCGGAGACCACCGTAGACGCCACCGAACACCACCATCCATCCCACCAGGAGTCATGA
- a CDS encoding SRPBCC domain-containing protein, giving the protein MVDIQNQLSAVTRGLSLEDRDGEPSHVQTLEQTYPAGLEDVWEAVTTADRIARWFLPVSGDLGLGGQYQLEGNAGGTVLECAPPADGTARYRITWEFGGGVSWVTVRLAAEGDSTRFILEHVARAADLPEGMWDTYGPGATGVGWDGGLLGLGLHLGAIEGSLSPQEAEAWAVTEEGKRFYRGAADGWAAAHVAAGADPTVAARAADATYGFYTGSDA; this is encoded by the coding sequence ATGGTCGATATCCAGAATCAACTCTCCGCTGTCACACGCGGCCTCTCACTCGAGGACCGGGACGGCGAGCCCTCACACGTCCAAACGCTCGAGCAGACCTACCCGGCAGGGCTTGAGGACGTGTGGGAGGCGGTCACCACTGCCGATCGCATCGCCCGCTGGTTCCTGCCGGTCAGCGGTGACCTCGGCCTCGGCGGCCAGTACCAGCTCGAGGGCAATGCCGGCGGCACCGTACTGGAATGCGCCCCTCCTGCGGACGGCACGGCACGCTACCGGATCACCTGGGAATTCGGAGGAGGCGTCTCCTGGGTGACCGTGCGGCTGGCCGCCGAGGGTGACTCGACGCGATTCATCCTCGAACACGTCGCCCGCGCCGCAGACCTCCCGGAGGGGATGTGGGACACCTACGGCCCCGGCGCCACCGGGGTGGGCTGGGACGGCGGTCTGCTGGGCCTGGGATTGCACCTCGGGGCCATCGAAGGCTCCCTCTCGCCCCAGGAGGCGGAGGCCTGGGCCGTCACCGAGGAGGGCAAGCGTTTCTATCGCGGAGCTGCTGACGGCTGGGCAGCGGCCCACGTGGCCGCCGGCGCGGACCCCACGGTGGCCGCCCGCGCTGCGGACGCCACCTATGGCTTCTATACCGGGTCGGACGCCTGA
- the tig gene encoding trigger factor, which translates to MVKSTAENLSPTRVKLDVEVPFEDLKPRLDQAYKTVANQIQVPGFRKGKVPARLIDQRVGRGYVVETAVNEGLNDYYQEALAQTETTPMARPEVEVTSMPGVDGEAEGPLKFSVEVDIRPEVELPDYKGLKVTVEPAAASEEDEQKALDELRSRFGTLKAVERPAAKDDFVTITLTATVGDEQVDHAEDLSYQVGAGTMLDGMDEALEGLSAGEDAVFETVLAGGDHSGEKATVKVILGGVKERELPEADDDFAQLASEFDTIDELKADLKEKAAEGAVTGQGIEARDKVLEELVKLVEVPVPDSVVNEQIEQHFSQQGHSEGDDHDTAEHRAEVESNAREAFRNEIILDKVADAEEVGVDQGELIEYIISTSQQYGMDPNQFAQMLDQAGQVPMIMGEVRRRKALAKVLEYAVVTDTAGNTVDLTAFVTPGGEDGATSADSADSADSADSADSADSADSAPSADSPAEAEKTPAKKAPAKKAPAKKAPAKTAAAKKAEAEAEAEGAADAEEAPAKKAPAKKAPAKTAAKTATTKAPAKTAAAKKAEAEGEEKAPAKKAPAKKAPAKTAAAKKTAEDKAADTAE; encoded by the coding sequence GTGGTCAAGAGCACCGCAGAAAACCTCAGCCCGACCCGGGTCAAGCTGGACGTCGAGGTCCCCTTCGAGGACCTCAAGCCGCGCCTGGACCAGGCCTACAAGACGGTGGCGAACCAGATCCAGGTCCCCGGCTTCCGCAAGGGCAAGGTTCCTGCGCGCCTCATCGACCAGCGGGTCGGCCGTGGCTACGTGGTGGAGACGGCCGTCAACGAGGGCCTGAACGACTACTACCAGGAAGCCCTGGCCCAGACTGAGACCACCCCGATGGCACGCCCCGAGGTCGAGGTCACCTCCATGCCCGGCGTTGACGGCGAGGCCGAGGGCCCGCTGAAGTTCAGCGTCGAGGTCGACATCCGTCCCGAGGTCGAGCTGCCCGACTACAAGGGGCTCAAGGTCACCGTCGAGCCGGCGGCCGCGTCCGAGGAGGACGAACAGAAGGCCCTCGACGAGCTGCGTTCCCGCTTCGGCACCCTCAAGGCCGTGGAGCGCCCCGCCGCCAAGGATGACTTCGTCACCATCACCTTGACCGCCACCGTCGGGGACGAGCAGGTCGACCACGCCGAGGACCTGTCCTACCAGGTCGGTGCCGGCACCATGCTGGACGGCATGGACGAGGCCCTCGAGGGCCTGTCCGCCGGTGAAGACGCGGTCTTCGAGACCGTCCTGGCCGGTGGCGACCACTCCGGTGAGAAGGCCACCGTCAAGGTCATCCTCGGTGGCGTCAAGGAGCGCGAGCTGCCCGAGGCCGACGACGACTTCGCCCAGCTGGCCTCAGAATTCGACACCATCGACGAGCTCAAGGCCGACCTGAAGGAGAAGGCCGCCGAGGGCGCCGTCACCGGTCAGGGCATCGAGGCCCGTGACAAGGTCCTCGAGGAGCTGGTGAAGCTCGTCGAGGTGCCGGTCCCGGACTCCGTGGTCAACGAGCAGATCGAACAGCACTTCTCCCAGCAGGGTCACTCCGAGGGCGACGATCACGACACCGCGGAGCACCGCGCCGAAGTCGAGTCGAACGCCCGCGAGGCCTTCCGCAACGAGATCATCCTCGACAAGGTCGCGGACGCCGAAGAGGTCGGCGTGGACCAGGGCGAGCTGATCGAGTACATCATCTCCACCTCCCAGCAGTACGGCATGGACCCGAACCAGTTCGCCCAGATGCTGGACCAGGCCGGCCAGGTGCCGATGATCATGGGTGAGGTCCGCCGCCGCAAGGCCCTGGCCAAGGTCCTCGAGTATGCCGTGGTCACCGATACCGCTGGCAACACCGTGGACCTGACCGCCTTCGTCACCCCGGGTGGCGAAGACGGCGCTACCTCGGCGGACTCCGCAGATTCTGCCGACTCCGCAGATTCTGCCGACTCCGCAGATTCTGCGGATTCAGCCCCCTCAGCCGATTCCCCGGCCGAGGCGGAGAAGACCCCCGCGAAGAAGGCCCCCGCCAAGAAGGCTCCGGCGAAGAAGGCTCCGGCCAAGACCGCTGCCGCCAAGAAGGCTGAGGCAGAGGCAGAGGCAGAGGGAGCGGCGGATGCCGAGGAGGCTCCGGCGAAGAAGGCCCCCGCCAAGAAGGCTCCGGCCAAGACCGCTGCGAAGACGGCCACCACCAAGGCTCCGGCCAAGACCGCCGCCGCCAAGAAGGCCGAGGCCGAGGGTGAGGAGAAGGCCCCCGCCAAGAAGGCTCCGGCGAAGAAGGCTCCGGCCAAGACCGCTGCCGCCAAGAAGACCGCCGAGGACAAGGCCGCAGACACGGCCGAGTGA